From one Luteipulveratus mongoliensis genomic stretch:
- the ligD gene encoding non-homologous end-joining DNA ligase, giving the protein MPDTQHVTVEVEGRRLKLSSLDKIMFPGTETTKGEVLNYYAQVAPVLFPVIEERPLTRIRWPHGVSDIMFFEKNMPSGAPSWLDRVTIEGHGSRGGGEVTYPLVSDLASLTYLINLNSIELHVPQWRVADGEPVNPDRLVIDLDPGSPAGLHECAKVAIDVRDRLATEGYSAVPVTSGSKGMQLYAALDGTRTSDDVREWAKGIAQELTKEQPGSVVWKMTKSLRPGKVLLDWSQNVAAKTTIAPYSVRGKERPTVAAPRTWDEIEEGAEDRDALRQLDIDDVLERLNEHGDLFADQLNA; this is encoded by the coding sequence ATGCCTGACACCCAACACGTCACGGTCGAGGTCGAGGGGCGGCGCCTCAAGCTGAGCAGCCTCGACAAGATCATGTTCCCGGGCACGGAGACCACCAAGGGTGAAGTGCTGAACTACTACGCCCAGGTCGCGCCGGTGCTGTTCCCGGTCATCGAGGAGCGGCCGCTGACCCGAATCCGTTGGCCCCATGGGGTTTCGGACATCATGTTCTTCGAGAAGAACATGCCGTCCGGCGCGCCGTCCTGGCTCGACCGGGTGACGATCGAAGGCCACGGCTCACGCGGCGGGGGCGAGGTGACCTACCCGCTGGTGAGCGACCTCGCCTCGCTGACCTACTTGATCAACCTCAACTCCATCGAGCTGCATGTCCCGCAGTGGCGCGTCGCCGATGGCGAGCCGGTCAACCCTGACCGGCTCGTCATCGATCTCGATCCGGGCTCCCCCGCAGGGCTGCACGAGTGCGCCAAGGTGGCCATCGACGTACGCGATCGCCTTGCGACAGAAGGTTATTCGGCCGTTCCAGTCACCTCAGGCAGCAAGGGCATGCAGCTGTACGCCGCCCTCGACGGCACGCGAACGTCGGACGACGTGCGCGAGTGGGCCAAGGGCATCGCCCAGGAGCTGACCAAGGAACAGCCCGGCAGTGTGGTGTGGAAGATGACCAAGTCGTTGCGGCCCGGCAAGGTGCTGCTCGACTGGTCGCAGAACGTCGCCGCCAAGACCACGATTGCTCCCTACTCAGTGCGTGGCAAGGAGCGACCCACCGTCGCAGCTCCGCGCACCTGGGACGAGATCGAGGAGGGCGCCGAAGACCGAGATGCGTTGCGCCAGCTGGACATTGACGATGTGCTCGAGCGCCTCAACGAGCACGGTGACCTCTTCGCCGACCAACTGAACGCCTAG
- a CDS encoding methylated-DNA--[protein]-cysteine S-methyltransferase: MKAMNKRHHLIKGTLIGDVTIVLEGDGLVAVYMTEHRHAPDRSTFGPVVEDDALAETVEIQLRAYLAGERDDFDLPLAPHGTPFQQKVWQALLQIPYGETVTYGELAARIGSPAASRAVGLANGRNPISVIVPCHRVIGADGSLTGYGGGLERKQALLELEREHAAATLV; this comes from the coding sequence ATGAAGGCCATGAACAAGAGACATCACCTCATCAAGGGCACGCTGATCGGAGATGTCACGATCGTTCTCGAGGGCGACGGACTCGTCGCGGTCTATATGACCGAACATCGCCACGCACCTGATCGGTCGACCTTCGGGCCCGTGGTGGAGGATGACGCCCTCGCCGAGACGGTCGAGATCCAGCTGCGCGCCTACCTCGCCGGCGAGCGCGACGACTTCGATCTGCCCCTTGCGCCGCACGGCACGCCGTTCCAGCAGAAGGTGTGGCAGGCGCTGCTGCAGATCCCCTACGGGGAGACGGTGACGTACGGCGAGCTGGCGGCCCGGATCGGGTCACCGGCGGCGAGCCGCGCGGTCGGTCTCGCCAACGGCCGCAACCCGATCTCAGTGATCGTCCCGTGCCACCGGGTGATCGGGGCGGACGGCAGCCTGACGGGCTACGGCGGCGGTCTGGAGCGCAAGCAGGCCCTGCTCGAGCTTGAACGTGAGCACGCCGCGGCCACGCTGGTCTGA
- the ligD gene encoding non-homologous end-joining DNA ligase, protein MRPMLATPSDRVPTGEGWCHEVKWDGFRVLVEVKAGSVRVASRTDRDVTIAFPELAREAAGLTAYDDLLLDGELVVMREGLPSFKPLAERFNVTNPRVADELAVTSPVTLMVFDVLRVMGTPVTSRPLRERRQLLEGAGLGSPWVQVPPTFDDGATLLAATGEQGMEGVVSKRWTSTYTPGRRSADWLKIVNRHTGSYVIGGWRYERESRDRLGAVLLGTPTPAGVIFRGRMGSGLAGKTGANLLPQLQELPDGGNPFVDEVPREDQVGTTWVEPTLVVDVEHHGHADTGRLRQPSWRGVRHDLTVEELMRTDTTDA, encoded by the coding sequence ATGCGCCCCATGCTCGCCACCCCATCCGACAGGGTGCCCACCGGCGAAGGCTGGTGCCACGAGGTCAAGTGGGACGGATTCCGCGTCCTGGTCGAGGTCAAGGCCGGCTCCGTACGAGTTGCGTCGCGTACCGACCGGGACGTCACGATCGCCTTCCCAGAGCTCGCCCGCGAGGCTGCGGGGCTCACCGCGTACGACGACCTGCTCCTCGACGGCGAGCTCGTCGTCATGCGCGAGGGTCTGCCGTCGTTCAAGCCCCTCGCCGAGCGCTTCAACGTCACCAACCCTCGGGTCGCGGACGAGCTCGCTGTCACGTCGCCAGTGACACTGATGGTCTTCGACGTGCTGCGCGTCATGGGTACGCCGGTGACATCGCGGCCGTTGCGCGAGCGTCGGCAGCTGCTCGAGGGCGCCGGGCTTGGCAGTCCATGGGTGCAGGTTCCGCCCACGTTCGACGACGGCGCGACCCTGCTGGCGGCGACTGGCGAGCAGGGCATGGAAGGCGTGGTCTCCAAGCGATGGACGTCGACCTACACCCCTGGCCGCCGCTCCGCTGACTGGCTCAAGATCGTCAACCGGCACACCGGGTCGTACGTCATCGGCGGGTGGCGCTACGAGAGGGAGAGCCGCGACCGGTTGGGTGCGGTGCTGCTCGGCACGCCGACTCCGGCCGGTGTCATCTTCCGGGGCCGGATGGGCAGCGGCCTGGCCGGCAAGACCGGCGCGAACCTCTTGCCGCAGCTGCAAGAGCTGCCCGACGGTGGCAACCCGTTCGTCGACGAGGTCCCCCGCGAGGACCAGGTCGGCACCACCTGGGTCGAGCCCACCCTCGTGGTCGACGTCGAGCACCACGGCCATGCCGACACCGGTCGGCTACGGCAGCCGAGCTGGCGCGGCGTACGACATGACCTGACCGTCGAGGAACTCATGCGAACGGACACGACGGATGCCTGA
- a CDS encoding amino-acid N-acetyltransferase → MDDTQATTRPTPASPEQPHIVVRRARAADVRRIRELLQPYVDRRAIVPKPAVAYYESLQEFRLVELDGRLAGCGALHVMWDDVAEVRTLAVAEEAKGHGVGGLLLQTLLDEAREIGVRRVFCLTFEVRFFGRHGFHEIEGQAVEPTVYAELLQSYDEGVAEFLDLDRVKPNTLGNTRMLIDL, encoded by the coding sequence ATGGACGACACCCAGGCGACCACGCGCCCGACCCCAGCCTCCCCGGAGCAGCCGCACATCGTCGTACGCCGGGCGCGCGCCGCCGACGTGCGTCGGATCCGCGAGCTCCTGCAGCCGTACGTCGACCGGCGCGCGATCGTGCCCAAGCCGGCGGTCGCGTACTACGAGTCGCTGCAGGAGTTCCGGCTGGTCGAGCTCGACGGTCGGCTGGCCGGCTGCGGCGCCCTGCACGTGATGTGGGACGACGTCGCCGAGGTACGCACGCTGGCCGTCGCGGAGGAGGCCAAGGGGCACGGTGTCGGCGGCCTGCTCCTGCAGACCTTGCTCGACGAGGCGAGGGAGATCGGCGTACGACGGGTGTTCTGTCTGACCTTCGAGGTCCGATTCTTCGGGCGGCACGGTTTTCACGAGATCGAGGGGCAGGCCGTCGAGCCGACGGTCTACGCCGAGCTGCTGCAGTCGTACGACGAAGGTGTTGCGGAGTTCCTTGACCTGGACCGGGTCAAGCCCAACACCCTCGGCAACACCCGCATGCTGATCGACCTCTGA
- a CDS encoding MarR family winged helix-turn-helix transcriptional regulator: MEDSVDQHVARWTRELPWLDPVNEAVLARISILSRRMTASRRTVLDEDGLRHGQFKLLLMLRRGGPPYEASPSQLADLLGLTRGALSARLGPLEDAGLIARSHGDGDRRRVRVRLTTAGSAAFEQHARSEERHDTDLLSALTADEKVALADLLRKLVIGVESEPQRS, encoded by the coding sequence GTGGAGGACTCCGTCGACCAGCATGTCGCCCGATGGACCCGCGAGCTGCCATGGCTCGATCCGGTCAACGAGGCAGTCCTAGCGCGTATCAGCATCCTCAGCCGGCGGATGACCGCCTCGCGACGGACCGTGCTCGACGAGGACGGCCTGCGTCACGGCCAGTTCAAGCTGTTGCTGATGCTGCGCCGCGGCGGGCCGCCCTATGAAGCGAGTCCGTCCCAGCTGGCCGATCTGCTCGGCCTCACGCGCGGCGCGTTGTCCGCCCGGCTCGGGCCGCTCGAGGACGCTGGGTTGATCGCCCGCTCCCACGGTGACGGTGACCGGCGGCGGGTCCGCGTGCGGCTCACGACGGCCGGGTCGGCGGCGTTCGAGCAGCACGCCAGGAGCGAGGAGAGACACGACACCGATCTGCTGTCCGCGCTCACTGCCGACGAGAAGGTCGCCCTCGCGGACCTGCTGCGCAAGCTCGTCATCGGCGTCGAGTCCGAGCCTCAGCGCTCCTGA
- a CDS encoding (2Fe-2S)-binding protein produces MIIQRACTRASRTSGWLSVVAVDGPLEIRCSTVVEEQRRGLDPTGAWRDGCARDLQRQYGARVSPAVSATFVLQWYAGAVASAMAHLAVASRYLLDMSPERLSLGLSAPGGYPTEVGVQPGPVSLEPRLRDREAMLRRAYDLHVGEFAETYAADVKMSSQHRAGSVEDAWQSAWAAATRAALGWPTTDRWRASCCFIYALPGAHECARCPRLRQER; encoded by the coding sequence GTGATCATCCAGCGCGCCTGCACGAGAGCCAGCCGCACCAGCGGCTGGCTCTCCGTTGTTGCCGTGGACGGACCGCTGGAGATTCGCTGCAGCACCGTGGTCGAGGAGCAGCGACGCGGCCTCGACCCGACCGGCGCCTGGCGGGACGGCTGTGCGCGAGACCTGCAGCGCCAGTACGGCGCCCGCGTGTCCCCGGCCGTCAGCGCAACGTTCGTGCTCCAGTGGTACGCCGGTGCCGTGGCTTCCGCGATGGCGCACCTCGCCGTGGCGTCGCGCTACCTGCTCGACATGTCGCCTGAACGCCTCTCGCTGGGTCTGAGCGCCCCTGGTGGCTATCCGACCGAGGTCGGTGTCCAGCCCGGGCCGGTGTCGCTCGAGCCGCGGCTGCGCGACCGCGAAGCGATGCTGCGGAGGGCGTACGACCTCCACGTGGGCGAGTTCGCCGAGACCTACGCGGCTGACGTGAAGATGAGCAGTCAGCACCGAGCCGGTTCGGTCGAGGATGCCTGGCAGAGCGCGTGGGCGGCCGCGACTCGAGCTGCTCTTGGCTGGCCGACCACGGATCGGTGGCGCGCGTCGTGCTGCTTCATCTATGCGCTGCCCGGCGCGCACGAGTGCGCGCGCTGCCCTCGTCTGCGTCAGGAGCGCTGA
- a CDS encoding LCP family protein, which produces MSRVVFRTTVAALLVATTMVACSDSDDGAKGSRTPTAGTPGASSPGSASAAASSSGSSGPVLPVGNGTLTPQVIARLGKTHLTDAEMAAGAKGTWKGTQIGTLTQGADVSLTVKDAQGWKIVGGWWPSKGLPGPYLGGKRHVVALGSDARQGQDIQHSRADTIQVIGLDGHGGGGILGVPRDSFVRLPSGRSGKINGAMSGGGPTAMAKTVSSTIGIPLQGYLLTDFVGFERAVYAIGGIPVTLKRPIKDVPAGTHNLTGPQALTVARERKSLPGGDFERSANQGLVLMSGYAKVRSQGPAKLPALMTAISPHLSTNLDTAQVLTLLASAYQVNPSRLGRTVADGQSGPGPGGASIVRLTSRARADFAAFRDGNL; this is translated from the coding sequence ATGTCTCGCGTCGTTTTCCGTACGACCGTCGCAGCCCTCCTGGTGGCGACGACGATGGTCGCGTGCTCGGACTCCGACGACGGCGCCAAGGGCAGTCGTACGCCAACCGCAGGCACTCCCGGCGCGTCCAGCCCCGGTAGCGCCTCGGCCGCTGCCTCGAGCAGCGGCTCGAGCGGTCCGGTGCTGCCGGTGGGCAACGGCACTCTCACACCGCAGGTCATCGCTCGGCTCGGCAAGACGCACCTGACCGACGCGGAGATGGCGGCCGGCGCGAAGGGCACCTGGAAGGGCACCCAGATCGGCACGCTCACTCAGGGTGCGGACGTCTCGCTGACGGTCAAGGATGCGCAGGGCTGGAAGATCGTCGGCGGCTGGTGGCCATCGAAGGGACTGCCCGGTCCCTACCTCGGAGGCAAGCGGCACGTCGTCGCCCTCGGTTCGGACGCCCGACAGGGGCAGGACATCCAGCACAGCCGGGCGGACACCATCCAGGTGATCGGCCTCGACGGACACGGTGGTGGCGGGATCCTCGGGGTGCCGCGCGACTCCTTCGTCCGGCTGCCGAGCGGTCGCAGCGGCAAGATCAACGGCGCGATGTCCGGCGGCGGCCCGACCGCGATGGCGAAGACCGTGTCGTCGACCATAGGCATCCCGCTGCAGGGCTACCTGCTGACCGACTTCGTCGGCTTCGAGCGGGCTGTGTACGCGATCGGCGGCATCCCGGTCACCCTCAAGCGCCCGATCAAGGACGTGCCCGCCGGCACGCACAACCTCACCGGCCCGCAGGCGCTGACCGTGGCTCGCGAGCGCAAGTCGCTGCCCGGCGGCGACTTCGAACGGTCAGCCAACCAGGGGCTCGTCCTGATGAGCGGCTACGCCAAGGTCCGCAGCCAAGGGCCGGCCAAGCTGCCCGCCCTGATGACCGCGATATCTCCGCACCTGTCGACCAACCTCGACACCGCGCAGGTGCTGACGCTGCTCGCGAGTGCCTACCAGGTCAACCCATCGCGGCTCGGCCGCACGGTGGCGGACGGGCAGTCCGGCCCCGGTCCGGGCGGAGCGTCGATCGTCCGTCTCACCAGCAGGGCCCGCGCCGACTTCGCGGCCTTCCGCGACGGCAACCTCTAA
- a CDS encoding AlkA N-terminal domain-containing protein — MYLDTEACVRAVSSRDARFDGWFYTAVRTTGIYCRPSCPATTPRPRNMVFYPSSAAAQAGGFRACKRCRPDTSPGSPEWNCRADLVARAMRLIADGVVDREGVVGLARRLGYSVRQIERQVRGELGAGPLALARAQRAQTARLLVETSDLPMSDVAFAAGFGSIRAFNDTVREVFASSPRDMRARVRRGAPAAVGEPSATWHQMHLRLPFRRPLLPDNLFGHLVATAVPGVEEWRDGAYRRTLRLPHGPAVIALSPQPNYISARLWLSDLRDLMVATSRCRWLLDLDADPEAVDAALSLDPRLAPLVAAAPGRRVPRSGDADEMAIRIVLGQQISTKAARTHAARLVQAYGDPLKEPVGGLTHLFPEPATLRRTTPEHLAMPASRQRTLLAMAEALAEDAIDLTAGADREVTKAALLALPGIGPWSVESIAMRALGDPDAFPVSDLGIRAGIKEIGVSDKIASILEESLVWRPWRAYAAQHLWATSDHEINRMPKEQ; from the coding sequence ATGTACCTCGACACGGAGGCCTGCGTCCGAGCGGTGAGCTCGCGCGACGCACGCTTCGACGGATGGTTCTACACCGCCGTCCGCACCACCGGCATCTACTGCCGACCGAGCTGTCCGGCCACCACCCCCAGGCCGCGCAACATGGTCTTCTACCCGAGCTCCGCTGCTGCCCAGGCCGGCGGATTCCGCGCCTGCAAGCGCTGCCGTCCGGACACGAGCCCCGGCTCACCGGAGTGGAACTGCCGCGCTGACCTGGTCGCTCGGGCGATGCGGCTCATCGCCGATGGCGTGGTCGATCGCGAGGGAGTGGTCGGCCTGGCTCGCCGACTGGGCTACAGCGTTCGCCAGATCGAGCGGCAGGTGCGCGGCGAGCTCGGGGCAGGACCTCTCGCACTGGCACGCGCGCAACGAGCGCAGACAGCTCGACTGCTGGTCGAGACCTCGGACCTGCCGATGTCCGACGTCGCCTTCGCCGCCGGCTTCGGCAGCATCCGGGCCTTCAACGACACGGTCCGTGAAGTGTTCGCGAGCTCGCCTCGGGACATGCGTGCTCGGGTCCGGCGCGGCGCGCCCGCGGCGGTCGGCGAGCCGTCCGCGACGTGGCATCAGATGCACCTGCGGCTTCCCTTCCGGCGACCGCTGCTGCCGGACAACCTGTTCGGGCACCTCGTCGCGACGGCCGTGCCGGGTGTGGAGGAGTGGCGAGACGGCGCGTACCGGCGGACGCTGCGGTTGCCCCACGGCCCGGCGGTGATCGCCCTCTCGCCGCAGCCGAACTACATCAGCGCCCGGCTGTGGCTGTCCGACCTGCGCGACCTGATGGTGGCGACGAGTCGCTGCCGCTGGCTGCTCGACCTGGACGCCGATCCGGAGGCTGTCGACGCGGCTCTCTCCCTCGACCCGCGACTGGCGCCGCTCGTCGCTGCGGCACCCGGCCGACGCGTACCTCGGTCCGGGGACGCGGACGAGATGGCGATCCGCATCGTCCTCGGCCAGCAGATCTCGACCAAAGCGGCACGGACACATGCAGCGCGACTCGTGCAGGCGTACGGCGATCCGCTCAAGGAGCCGGTGGGCGGTCTGACGCACCTCTTCCCGGAGCCGGCCACGCTCCGTCGTACGACCCCGGAGCACCTGGCGATGCCGGCGTCTCGGCAGCGCACGCTGCTCGCGATGGCCGAGGCGCTTGCCGAGGACGCGATCGACCTCACGGCCGGCGCCGATCGAGAAGTGACAAAGGCTGCCCTGCTTGCCCTCCCCGGAATCGGCCCGTGGTCGGTGGAGTCCATCGCGATGCGTGCCCTCGGAGACCCGGATGCCTTTCCGGTGAGCGACCTCGGCATTAGAGCCGGGATAAAGGAAATAGGCGTGTCGGACAAAATTGCGTCCATCCTCGAGGAGTCCCTCGTCTGGCGTCCGTGGAGGGCATATGCAGCCCAACACCTGTGGGCGACCTCCGACCACGAGATCAATCGCATGCCGAAGGAGCAGTGA
- a CDS encoding ATP-dependent Clp protease ATP-binding subunit: MFERFTDRARRVVVLAQEEARMLNHNYIGTEHILLGLIHEGEGVAAKALESLGISLESVREQVQEIIGQGQQTQSGHIPFTPRAKKVLELSLREGLQLGHSYIGTEHILLGLIREGEGVAAQVLVKLGADLSSVRQQVIQLLSGYQGKEPAGAGVGGQSSQEGSPAGSLVLDQFGRNLTQAAREGKLDPVIMREKEIERVMQVLSRRTKNNPVLIGEPGVGKTAVVEGLAADIVRGDVPETLKDKQLYTLDLGSLVAGSRYRGDFEERLKKVLKEIRTRGDIILFIDEIHTLVGAGAAEGAIDAASILKPMLARGELQTIGATTLDEYRKHIEKDAALERRFQPIQVAEPTISHAIEILKGLRDRYEAHHRVTITDAALVGAVNMADRYINDRHLPDKAIDLIDEAGARLRIRRMTAPPDLREFDDKIASVRREKESAIDGQDFEKAASLRDDEKKLIDAKARREGEWKAGDIDVVAEVDEELIAEVLAASTGIPVFKLTEEESSRLLNMEEELHKRIVGNDDAIKALSQAIRRTRAGLKDPRRPGGSFIFAGPTGVGKTELAKTLAEFLFGDEDSLITLDMSEFSEKHTVSRLFGSPPGYVGYEEGGQLTEKVRRKPFSVVLFDEVEKAHADIFNTLLQILEDGRLTDSQGRVVDFKNTVIIMTTNLGTRDIAKGVSLGFSSGNQAGTGYEKMKSKVIDELKQHFRPEFLNRVDDTIVFPQLSQDEIVQIVDNMIGRLDERLKDKDMAIELTQPAKELLAKRGYDPALGARPLRRTIQRDIEDVLSEKILYGELGAGEIVLVGVKGEGKTAEFTFEGTPRATAPDSIPVETVETAEAAGAGGGATAAPSDVQDS, encoded by the coding sequence ATGTTCGAACGGTTCACCGACCGCGCCCGGCGAGTGGTGGTGCTCGCCCAAGAAGAGGCGCGCATGCTCAACCACAACTACATCGGCACCGAGCACATTCTGCTCGGCCTGATCCACGAGGGCGAAGGCGTTGCTGCAAAGGCTCTGGAGAGCCTCGGCATCTCGCTGGAGTCCGTGCGTGAGCAGGTTCAGGAGATCATCGGCCAGGGTCAGCAGACCCAGTCCGGCCACATTCCCTTCACGCCGCGTGCCAAGAAGGTGCTCGAGCTTTCCCTGCGCGAGGGTCTGCAGCTCGGCCACAGCTACATCGGCACCGAGCACATCTTGCTGGGCCTGATCCGCGAGGGCGAGGGCGTTGCCGCCCAGGTCCTGGTCAAGCTTGGCGCCGACCTGTCCAGCGTGCGGCAGCAGGTCATTCAGCTGCTGTCGGGCTACCAGGGCAAGGAGCCCGCGGGCGCCGGCGTCGGTGGCCAGAGCTCCCAGGAGGGTTCGCCCGCTGGGTCGCTGGTCCTGGACCAGTTCGGCCGCAACCTGACGCAGGCTGCCCGCGAGGGCAAGCTCGATCCGGTCATCATGCGCGAGAAGGAGATCGAGCGCGTGATGCAGGTGCTGAGCCGACGCACCAAGAACAACCCTGTCCTCATCGGCGAGCCCGGCGTCGGTAAGACCGCCGTGGTCGAGGGCCTGGCCGCGGACATCGTGCGCGGCGACGTGCCCGAGACGCTGAAGGACAAGCAGCTCTACACGCTCGACCTCGGCTCGCTGGTCGCTGGCAGCCGCTACCGCGGTGACTTCGAGGAGCGCCTGAAGAAGGTCCTCAAGGAGATCCGCACGCGCGGCGACATCATCCTGTTCATCGACGAGATCCACACCCTTGTGGGTGCGGGTGCCGCCGAGGGTGCCATCGACGCAGCCTCGATCCTCAAGCCGATGCTGGCTCGTGGCGAGCTGCAGACGATCGGTGCGACCACGCTCGATGAGTACCGCAAGCACATCGAGAAGGACGCCGCGCTGGAGCGTCGTTTCCAGCCGATCCAGGTGGCCGAGCCGACGATCAGCCACGCGATCGAGATCCTCAAGGGTCTGCGCGACCGCTACGAGGCGCACCACCGCGTGACGATCACTGACGCTGCGCTGGTGGGCGCGGTCAACATGGCCGACCGCTACATCAACGACCGGCACCTGCCGGACAAGGCGATCGACCTGATCGACGAGGCCGGCGCCCGGTTGCGCATCCGCCGGATGACCGCTCCGCCGGACCTGCGCGAGTTCGACGACAAGATCGCGTCCGTGCGGCGCGAGAAGGAGTCGGCGATCGACGGGCAGGACTTCGAGAAGGCCGCGTCCCTGCGCGACGACGAGAAGAAGCTCATCGACGCCAAGGCGCGCCGTGAGGGCGAGTGGAAGGCCGGCGACATCGATGTCGTGGCCGAGGTCGACGAAGAGCTCATTGCCGAGGTCCTGGCGGCGAGCACCGGCATCCCGGTGTTCAAGCTGACCGAGGAGGAGTCCTCGCGGCTGCTCAACATGGAGGAAGAGCTGCACAAGCGCATCGTCGGCAACGACGACGCGATCAAGGCGCTCTCCCAGGCCATCCGTCGTACCCGCGCTGGTCTGAAGGACCCGCGTCGTCCCGGCGGCTCGTTCATCTTCGCCGGTCCGACCGGTGTCGGTAAGACCGAGTTGGCCAAGACGCTCGCGGAGTTCCTGTTCGGCGACGAGGACAGCCTGATCACCCTCGACATGTCGGAGTTCTCCGAGAAGCACACCGTGTCGCGGCTGTTCGGCTCGCCTCCCGGCTACGTCGGCTACGAGGAGGGCGGGCAGCTCACCGAGAAGGTGCGCCGCAAGCCGTTCTCGGTCGTGCTGTTCGACGAGGTCGAGAAGGCTCACGCCGACATCTTCAACACGCTGCTGCAGATCCTGGAGGACGGTCGCCTGACCGACTCCCAGGGCCGGGTGGTCGACTTCAAGAACACCGTGATCATCATGACGACCAACCTCGGTACGCGTGATATCGCCAAGGGCGTCTCGCTCGGCTTCTCGTCGGGCAACCAGGCCGGCACGGGCTACGAGAAGATGAAGTCCAAGGTCATCGACGAGCTCAAGCAGCACTTCCGGCCTGAGTTCCTCAACCGTGTCGACGACACCATCGTGTTCCCGCAGCTGAGCCAGGACGAGATCGTCCAGATCGTCGACAACATGATCGGGCGCCTCGACGAGCGGCTCAAGGACAAGGACATGGCGATCGAGCTCACCCAGCCGGCGAAGGAGCTGCTGGCCAAGCGGGGTTACGACCCGGCGCTGGGTGCCCGTCCGCTGCGTCGCACGATCCAGCGTGACATCGAGGACGTGCTGTCCGAGAAGATCCTCTACGGCGAGCTCGGTGCCGGCGAGATCGTGCTGGTCGGCGTCAAGGGCGAGGGCAAGACCGCGGAGTTCACCTTCGAGGGCACGCCGCGGGCCACCGCTCCGGACTCGATCCCGGTCGAGACGGTCGAGACCGCTGAGGCGGCCGGAGCCGGTGGCGGCGCCACCGCTGCGCCGAGCGACGTTCAGGACAGCTGA
- a CDS encoding Ku protein, with amino-acid sequence MRAIWKGAVSFGLVNVPVRLYSATENHDVSFRQVHREDGGRIKYKRTCSVDGAEVAYDDIAKGYETEDGQMVVLTDEDLADLPISTSREIAVDKFVPIDQIDPMYYDKCYYLEPDKAAVKPYVLLREALTQADRVALVTVSLRTRMTVAVLRVRDDVITLQTLLWPDEVRQPDFGVLKEAGDEVKPAEQAMAQMLVDSLAGDYEPDEYEDDYEAAVKALVKAKVEGGEVKAAPEEADTGGEVVDLLAALQQSVNRAKESRGEATDDAKPAKKAPAKKAAAKKAPAKKTAKKKAS; translated from the coding sequence ATGCGTGCGATCTGGAAGGGCGCTGTCTCCTTCGGCCTTGTCAACGTGCCGGTGCGGTTGTACTCCGCGACCGAGAACCATGACGTGTCATTCCGTCAGGTGCATCGGGAGGACGGAGGGCGGATCAAGTACAAGCGGACCTGCAGTGTCGATGGCGCGGAAGTCGCGTACGACGACATCGCCAAGGGCTACGAGACGGAGGATGGCCAGATGGTCGTCCTCACCGACGAGGACCTGGCCGACCTGCCGATCAGCACGAGCCGGGAGATCGCGGTCGACAAGTTCGTGCCGATCGACCAGATCGACCCGATGTACTACGACAAGTGCTACTACCTCGAGCCGGACAAGGCCGCGGTCAAGCCGTACGTCCTCCTCCGCGAGGCGTTGACGCAGGCGGATCGCGTTGCGCTAGTTACGGTTTCGCTGCGTACGCGGATGACGGTCGCCGTGCTGCGTGTCCGCGACGACGTCATCACTCTGCAGACGCTGCTGTGGCCCGACGAGGTGCGGCAGCCCGACTTCGGCGTCCTCAAGGAGGCCGGTGACGAGGTCAAGCCCGCCGAGCAGGCGATGGCCCAGATGCTGGTCGACTCGCTTGCCGGTGACTACGAGCCGGATGAGTACGAGGACGACTACGAGGCGGCGGTCAAGGCTCTCGTGAAGGCCAAGGTCGAAGGCGGCGAGGTCAAGGCCGCACCCGAGGAGGCCGACACCGGTGGCGAGGTCGTCGACCTGCTGGCCGCGCTGCAGCAGAGCGTCAACCGCGCCAAGGAGTCGCGCGGCGAGGCCACCGACGACGCCAAGCCCGCCAAGAAGGCGCCTGCCAAGAAGGCTGCCGCCAAGAAGGCACCCGCCAAGAAGACGGCGAAGAAGAAGGCCAGCTAG
- a CDS encoding histone-like nucleoid-structuring protein Lsr2, with amino-acid sequence MAQKIQVLLVDDVDGGEATETVTFGLDGVNYEIDLSTGNSARLRDQLATWIGHSRRTGGRRSTGGRPAAGARQDLNKVREWGRDNGYTVSDRGRVSRELQEAYDKAQD; translated from the coding sequence ATGGCTCAGAAGATTCAGGTTCTGCTCGTCGACGATGTCGACGGTGGGGAAGCGACCGAAACGGTCACGTTTGGCCTGGATGGGGTGAACTACGAGATCGACTTGTCGACAGGCAATTCGGCTCGTCTACGCGACCAGCTCGCCACGTGGATCGGCCACTCGCGCCGCACCGGTGGTCGCCGTTCCACGGGCGGCCGCCCCGCCGCCGGCGCACGTCAGGACCTCAACAAGGTCCGCGAGTGGGGCCGTGACAACGGCTACACCGTGAGCGATCGAGGTCGCGTCTCGCGCGAGCTCCAAGAGGCCTATGACAAGGCGCAGGACTGA